Sequence from the Microbacterium sp. 1.5R genome:
TCGGGCACGACGCCCTCCCGATCGCAGGCGAAGGTCTCGCCGACCCGGCCGAGACCCGACTGGATCTCATCGGCGATGAACAGCACGTTCTTCTCGTCGCAGATCTCGCGGATGCGGCGCAGGTATCCCTCCGGGGGGATCACCACTCCGCCCTCGCCTTGGATCGGCTCGATCAGCACGGCGGCGGTGTTCTCGGTGATGGCCGCTGCGACGGCATCCGCGTCCCCATAGGGAACCACGTCGAATCCCGGCGTGTACGGGCCGAAGTCCGTCCGCGCCTCGGGGTCGTCGCTGAAGCTGACGATGGTCGTGGTGCGGCCGTGGAAGTTGCCGGCCGCGACGATGATGCGCGCCTGGTCGTCCGCGATGCCCTTGACGCGATACCCCCATGCGCGAGCGACCTTGATGCCGGTCTCGACCGCTTCGGCGCCGGTGTTCATCGGCAGCACCATGTCTTTGCCGGCGAGAGTCGACAGCGCGGCGGCGAACGGCTCGAGCCGATCGCTCATGAAGGCGCGGCTCGTGAGGGTGACGCGACCGAGCTGCTCGGTCAGGGCCACCACGAGAGCCGGATGCCGGTGCCCGAAGTTCACCGCCGAATAGGCGGCGAGCAGATCGAGGTACCGCTTGCCCTCGACATCCGTCACCCACGCACCCTCACCCCGGGCGATGTTGACCGGCAGCGGGTGGTAGTTGTGGGCGACGTGCGGCTCCGCCGTCACCTCGGCGCTCACGCCCGGGTCGACGGCGGTCACACCGCACCGCGCAGTTCGAGGGTGCAGCATTTGATGCCGCCGCCGCCGAGCAGCAGCTCGGACAGGTCGATCATGATCGGGTTGTAGCCGCGCTCGCGCAGCTGCTTCTCGAAGCCCTTCGCGCGCGGCGAGATGATCACGTTGTAGCCGTCGCTCGCGGAGTTGAGACCGAAGACGGATCCGTCCTCGTCGGACACGAGGATCGCCTCGGGGAAGCGCTCCTCGAGGATCGCCCGGCTCTCGTCGTCGAACGCGCCGGGAAGATACGCGATGTTCGCGCGCTCGGGGCCGCCGTTCTCTACGCCCTGCACGGGGTCGAGCACCGCGATCGCGGTGTCCAGGTGGTAGAAGCGCGGGTCGACCAGGTTGAGCGACACGACCTCACGGCCGAAGACGTCGCCGACCTCGCGGTGGCTGTCGCCGGTCGAGCGGAACCCCGTGCCGGCGAGGATCACGTCGCCGACGAGCAGGAAGTCGCCCTCGCCCTCGTTGACCTCTTCGGGGATCACGGTGTCGTAGCCCGCGGCGCGGAACCAGTCGGCGAACGCGGGCGCCTCGCCCTGGCGCTCGACGAAGCGGAACTTCGGCACGTAGGCGCGGCCGTCGATCAGGAACCCGCCGTTCGCCGTGTAGACCATGTCGGGGAACCCGGCGAGAGGCTCGATCAGCTCGACCTCATGGCCGAGCTCGAGGTACAGGTCGTGCAGCTTCTGCCACTGCTCGACCGCCCTGGCCGTGTCGGTCGGCTTCGAGGGCTCCATCCACGGGTTGATCGAGTAGTTCACCGTGAAGTGCGACGGCGTGCACATCAGGTAGTGACGGTGGTGTGCGGTGCGGACCGGGGCTGCGGTCTCGGATGCCGGCGCAGTGGTTTCGACAGACATGGGGCTCCTCGAACGGATGCGGCGGACGCTGTCCAGGGGCCCGGCGGTCCTTCGACCCGCGCCGCTCGATGAGAGCCGGCGCCCGGGGAAGATGCGACTCGGGCACGCCAGCATCCATTCTGTCACCCGTCCCCTGGACGCCGCCAGAGCGCGGGCGCTTCTCGCTCAGGCTCCGCGGACGACGACCTTGCCGACCGTATGACCGGCCTCGAGGTGCGCGAGGGCCGCGCGAGCCTCGTCGAATCCGAATTCGCGCTCGATCACGGGTGTGATCCGCCCCTCGGCGGTGAGCTCGAGCAGCTTCGCCAGGATCTCCGAACGAGGGCTCGCAGCCAGCGGGCGGATGCGGCGGCTCGAACCGATCGACAGGAACGCCGCCTTCACCATCCGCGGGATCGGGCCCAGCACGGGGCCGCCGTCACCCGTCACGAGCACCACCCGTCCGCCGGAGATCACGAGGCGCTGCAGGTCGCGCAGCGGCATCCCTCCGGCGATGTCGATCACCGCGTCGAAGTGCGCTGCGGGCAGCTCCGTCAGCGGCGAGCGACGGTGGTCGAGGGTGCGCACGGCGCCGAGGTGCTCGACGAGGCGCGCGTTGCGTTCGCCGCACGTCGCCCAGACCTCGGAACCACGCAGCGCCGCGAGCTGCACCACGAAGGTGCCCACTCCCCCGGAGGCGCCGAGCACCAAGACTCGAGGGACATGGCCCGCCGCAGTGTGCTTGACGGAGCGGAAGCCGATCCCCGCGTGGTCGAGGGCCTGCCATGCGGTGCCTGCGGCGATCGGCAGGCAGGCCGCAGTCACGGAGGTCACATCCGGCGGGATCGGGACGAGGCGCGTCGCGGGCACAGCGACATGCGATGCGAGTCCCCCTCCTCCGACGAGCTCGCCCACCACGCGCTCGCCGACCTCGGCGCCGATCTCCTGGGATCCGACGGCGACGACGGTGCCGGCCACCTCCATTCCCCGCACCGGATGCTTCGGGCGCGTCAGGCCGAAGACCGGACGCACGAGCAGGGGGTCTCCGAGCATGAGGCGGATATCACCGGCGTTGAGGGCGGTCGCCTCGACGCGCAGCACCACCTCGCCCGGACGCGGGATCGGAACGGGGATCTGCTCGAGGTGCACTCCGTCGGACGGGCCGTACGTCTCACGCACCCAGGCAGGCATCGTCTCGGTCATCTCACACCTCCGTGGTCGTGGGCTCGGGGTACTGGAACAGGTCGTCGATGCCGACGCCGAATGCCCGGGCGATCTGAAAGGCCAGTTCGAGGGTCGGCGAGTACTTCTCCTGCTCGATCGCGATCAGCGTCTGGCGAGTCACGCCGACGCGGCGGGCGAGCTCGGCCTGGGTCAGACCGGCGGCCTCCCGATGCGCACGGATGCGGTTGGAGACGAGCGTCGGCTTGACCATCAGACGAGACCCCTTCGATAGGCCACGACCCGCGCGATCCCGCCCACGATCGTCGCGATCGCGAAGCCCGCGAACATGGCGTGGGCGATCCAGAAGACGTCCGCGTTCATCGCGCAGAGCAGGATCACGCCGGTGCCCGCGATGGCCACGAACGCCTGCTCGACACGACTCCCCATGCGACCGATGTCCCGATCGCGGATGTCGGACTTGCCCACGCCCTCGGGGTCACGTGCGCCGGCGATCATGCCCCAGATGATGCTGATCGCGATGGTCACGACGATTCCGCCGCCGATCATCCACAGCATCAGCGGCGGCCAGTCGACCTCGGTCACGGGACCGCCGGCCGCCTGCTGCAGCACCGCGACGACGTACGCCGTGATGGCGATCAGGCTGACGACGAGACCGACCCAGACGTTGCGCTCCTCGTAGACCATGACACCCTCCCGTGTAAAAGATTCTTGACACGAGGTTACGCCTGCGGCATCCGCTGTGTCAAGAATTCTTTACACCGCTCGCGCGGCGTCAGATGACGGAAGCGCTCCAGGCGTCGGGGTTGCCGTAGCGGTGCGCGGTGATCGCGATGGCCTGCTCGTGCACGAAGGGCAGCAGCTCGATGCGCCCGGCGGAGGTGACCTCGCCGTCGTACACCGCGAGGTCGGGATCGCCGCCGACGGCTGTCGCCAGTGCGCGGTGCAGCGCTGCCACGGAGTCGCGGGGCCCGACCAGTCGCACCCGGCTCGGTCGCAATTCGTCGTCGAGGGATTCGAGCGTCGTGGACGGCTGCTCGCCGCGCCGCCGCATCCGCTCGATCCACTCGTCGTCGCTCTCCATGTGGACGATGGCGCCGAGCTCGCCGAGAGCGCGGCGAACCGGCGCCGGAAGACCGACGGGCGTCGACAGCACGAACCGGGCGCCGGCGCGCACCGCGGCGACGACGACGCGCAGCAGCTCCTGCCAGCCGGCATCCGCGGTGGCTCTGATCGCGACCGGCACCGGGCGGTAGCGGAACAGGTTGCGCTCGATCCCGAGGTGCGACACGTCGCGCACCTGCCCGAACTCGCGGTCCCAGGCGAGCGCATCCGAGAGCGCAGAACGACGCAGCCACTCGAAGGCCTCGAAGTCGAGCGACGGCTGCGCTGACTCGATGAGGTCGGTGATGCGCGAGTCCAGCCCGCGCAGATGGAGAGTGCTCGAGACGGTGCCGGACCCGCTCGACCGCCAGGATCCGAGTCCGATGAGGTAGTTCGGGCCGCCGGCCTTGGCGCCGGGGCCCACCGAGGAGCGCTTCCACCCGCCGAACGGCTGGCGCTGCACGATCGCACCGGTGATGCCCCGGTTCACGTAGAGGTTGCCGGCCTGCACGCGGTCGAGCCAGAGCGCGAGCTCAGCCGGGTCCTGCGTGTGCAGTCCGGCGGTCAGACCGTACTCGACCGCATTCTGCAGATCGATCGCCCGCTCCAGCGTCGGCGCGTGCATGACGCCGAGCACCGGGCCGAAGAACTCCTCGGTGTGGAACCGAGAACCCGGCTGCACTCCCACACGGATGCCGGGTCGCCAGAGGCGCCCCGTGGGGTCGTCGGTCGAGACGGCGGGCTCGATGAGCCACTGCTCGTCGCCTTCGAGCTCGGTGAGCGCCCACGCGAGCTTGCCCTCGGGTCGCTCGATCACGGGTCCGACCTCGGCGAGCGGATCGGTGGGCCAGCCGACATGCAGCGACCGAGTGGCATCGGCCAATTGACGGGCGAAGCGCTGGGAGCGTCCGACGGGTCCGACGAGGATCGCGAGGGAGGCCGCCGAGCACTTCTGCCCCGCGTGCCCGAAGGCGCTGCGCACCAGATCGGCGACCGCGAGATCGAGATCAGCCGAGGGGGTGATGATCATCGCGTTCTTGCCGCTGGTCTCGGCGAGCAGCGGAAGTTCGGGGCGCCACGAGCGGAACAGCGCCGCCGTCTCCCACGAACCGGTGAGGATGACCCGATCGACGGACTCGTGCGAGATCAGCTCACGGCCGAGATCGCCCTCTTCGATGTCGACGAGGGCGAGCACGTCACGGGGAACGCCGACCTCCCAGAGCGTCTCGGCGATGACCGCCGCGCAGCGGCGAGCCTGCGGAGCCGGCTTGAAGACGACTCCGGAGCCCGCGGCGAGCGCGGCGAGCACGCCGCCCGCGGGGATCGCGAGAGGGAAGTTCCACGGTGGGGTGACGACCGTCACGCGCGCCGGGTCGAACGTGGCGCCGGCGACGGCATCCAACTCCCGCGCCTTGGCGGCGTAGTAGCGCGCGAAGTCCACGGCCTCGCTGACCTCGACGTCGGCCTCGGCGAAGACCTTGCCGGTCTCGGAGGCGGCGACCTCGATCAGGTCTCCGCGGCGCCCTTCCAGAGCGGCGGCCGCGCGCAGCAGCACTTCGGCCCGCTCGGCGGCGGGGCGAGCACCCCAGAGCGCCGCGGCGTCGTGCACGCCCGCGATCGTGGCCTCGAGCGTGTCCGCATCGTCGATCCGGGCGGCCTCGATCGTCGAGACGCCGAGGGTGGAGTCGTCGATCCGGGCGGTGATCTCGCGGGCCCAGTCCCGGTTGGCCGGAAGCGACGGGTCGCTGTCGGGCGTGTTCGCGAAGCCCGGCGCGCCGCCGGTCGCCTCATCGATCTCGCGTGGGGCGTAGACCGCGGTCTCCAGGAACGGCCCGGTCGGGTCATCCGATCCGCGCGAGATTCCGAGCACCGCCTGGGTCAGCCCCTCCTCGGGCGCAGGCGCCACGGGCACGGGCCGCATGGACTCGTGCACGGGTGCGAGTCGGTCCTGGCTGCGCAGCGCCCCCACCTGCAGCGTCGGGGACGCCGAGCGGTCGACCGCATCGAGGAACCTGTCGCGCTCACGCACGAACAGCGCCTCATCGTCACCGAGGCGGAATGCTGCGGACAGGAAGTTGTCGCTCGACGCGTTCTCTTCGAGCCGGCGCACCAGGTAGCTGATGGCGACGTCGAACTCGCTCGGCTTCACGACCGGGACATAGAGAAGCACCTCGCCGACCTCGCGGGAGACGGCCTGCACCTGCCCCTGCGCCATGCCGAGGAGCATCTCGAATTCGATCGGCGGCTGCGAGTTCGCGGCGGTCGCCGATCCCGGATCGAGAGCGCGGACACCCCGCTCCCCCGCGAGCAGCCACGCATAGGCGATGCCGAACAGGTTGTGACCCGCGATCCCCAGACGCACGGCGGCGACGTTCTCGGGGCGCAGCGCCCAGTCGAGGCAGCGCAGATAGTTGGCGTCGGTGTCGAGCTTCGTGTCGTACGTCGCCTGCGTCCATCCGTGCATCCGCGCCTCGACCCGCTCCATCGCGAGGTTGGCTCCCTTGACGAGCCGCACCTTGATGGGGGCGCCGCCGTGGTCGACGCGCTCGCGAGCCCAGGCGGTGAGCTGCTGCAGCGCCGGCAGGGCGTCGGGCAGATAGGCCTGCAGCACGATGCCGGCCTCGAGACCTTCGAGCCGCGGATCCTCGAGGATGCGTGTGAACACCGCGATCGTCAGATCGAGGTCGCGATACTCCTCCATGTCGAGGTTGATGAAGGTGCGATCCGACGCGGCGGTCAGATACAGCGGAAGGAGTCGCTCGACGACCGACTCCACGACCTCGTCGAACGCCCACATCGAGATGTGGCTGACGATCGCCGACACCTTCACCGAGACGTAGTCGACATCGGGACGACGGATCAGCTCATGGATGCCGTCGAGCCGCCGCTGCGCCTCGGCCTCGCCGAGCACGGCCTCTCCCAGCAGATTGAGGTTGAGTCGTGCGCCCGATTCGCGGATCTTCGCGATCGCAGGACCGAGCTTGGCCGGTCGGGCGTCGACGACGAGGTGACCGACCATCTCGCGCAGCACCCTGCGGGCGATGGGCACCACGGGGCTCGGCAGCATCTGCGCGACTCCGCCGCCGATGCGCACGGCCGACTGCAGGTACCACGGCAGGAACTCGGGCACGATCGGGGCGATGCGGTGAAGCTGGGATGCCGCGGCGCTGAGGCTCTCGGGGCGCATGACCCCGTCGACGAATCCGAGCGTGAACGGCAGCCCGTTGGCATCCTGCAGCACACCGGCCAGGCGCTCGGCCGCCGGATCGACATCGGCGGCCGCGGCCTCGATCACCCAGCGGCGGGCGAGCTCGACCGCACGGTCCGCGAGCGAGACGGATTCGGGATCCGTGGAGGGCATCGGGTCGGCCATGAGCTCAGCCTAGGACCGCGGTGAGCGCCTGGCCCTGAGCGACGATCGCGTCGTGCGGTTCCGGTCGCAGTTCGTGCCGTCGAACGCGCGGGCGGGCGGCACGAACTGCGACCGGAAGAGGTGGAACCGCTCAGAGCGCGGCGATCATCTCGTCGTATCCCTCGCGGAAGGTCGGGTAGTCGAGATCGCCGAGGAACTCCTGCAGCAGATGCCCGTCGAGCACCGTCCCGCCGCCGACCTCGGGGTCGAGGTGCGGCGGCGGCTCGACGCCGAGCCGGGTGGCGATATGCGCGACCACGTCTCCGAGCAGCACCGGCTCCCGATCGACGGCGTGGATCAGCGGCGGCGCGGAGTCGGCGCGCAGCATCGCCTCGAGCAGCCGCACGAGGTCCGTCTCGTGGATCCGGTTCGTGCGACGCGTGTGGTCGACCGGTGCCGCCTCTCGCACCCGTCGGATGAGAAAGTCGCGTCCCGGGCCGTAGATGCCGGCGGGCCGCACGATGCGGGCACCGAACAGCTCCATGGCCAGCTGCTCGCCCTCGACCAGATCGCCGCCTCGCTCGCTCGAGACCCGCGTCGCGTCGCGCTCGGTCAGCGGTGTCTCGCCGGGACGCCCCTCGAACACGCGCGTCGATGACACGAACACGACCCGCTCAGGCATCGACGGCAGGGCCTTCGCGAGCCCGCGCAGCGCCGGTGGATAGATCGAGTCGCCCTCGGTGCTGGGCGGCAGCGTGACCACGACCGAGTCGAAGGCCGGAAGGTCGCGGTCGAGCGGATGCCGCAGATCCGCCTCGATCGTCGGGAAGGGCAGCTCCCCCGCACTCCGGCGCATGGCCGTGACCTGCGCGCCCTGCTCGACGAGCCGCTCGCCGAGTCGCACGCCGAGTTTGCCGCATCCCACCAGCAGCACCGAGCCCGGTGCGCGCGTCTCGAGACCCCACGGATCGGTCACGGGGTCAGTTCCACACGCTCGGCGCGGAGGTGCGCACGGGAGGCAGAGCGGATGCCGCGGCCCAGTCGTGCACCCACGGATCGATCTCGGGCACGCCCTCGGGCTTGCCCACTGCGGCGAACAGCTCTTCGTTGCTGACCGTGCCTCCGGTGCGGCGCAGCATCCGCGAGCGCACGATCACCCGCGCGTAGATCTCGCCGCCGACGACGGCTCGGTGCTCGAGGAACACGGCCTTGTCGTCGTGTCCGATGAACCGGGACTCCACCTCGAACCGCTGCCAGAGCTGCAGGGACTTGCGGAAGGTGACGGTCTCGCTCGACACGACGGCGTACCAGCCGCGCTCGTTCATCGCGTCGAACAGCCCCGTGCGGATCAGCAGGTCCCAGCGACCGAGGTCGAACAGCGACAGGTAGCGACCGTTGTTCATGTGGCGCAGGATGTCGATGTCGGTGGGGAGCGTCGTCAGTGTGATGCTGCTGACGGAGCCCGCGTCGAGGGTCTTGCCTCGCCGCACGCGGCGACGGGCGGAGAGGATCACGAGGAGAGTGCGCCAGATCACGTTCACGAGCACTGATCGTAGCCAGCGACGAACGATTCGCGAACATCGTTGTGCGATGTCTCCAGCGGCATATCGGTGCTGCGGGAACGCTTCCGTTCGATTTCCTCTTCGCGGACCCCGCGCGTAGAGTCGCGATATGAGCGCCGAAGCCCAGCCTGAAGTCATCGTCCGTCCGGTCCGTGATGTGGATGCGGAAGCCCTGGGTCGCGTGCACGCGCAGTGCTGGCACGAGACCTACGACCACCTGATCAGCAAGGCAGCCCTCGAGAAGGTCTCTCCCCGCCGCATGGCCGAGCTGTGGACGCACTGGGCCTCGCAGGGCCCCGAGTTCACCATGCGCGCCGCGCTCGTCGACGGAGAGATCGTCGGGTTCGTCGGCTCCGGCCCCGCTCGCGACAAGGACGCCCCGGCGTTCCGCGAGCTGTACTTCATCTACCTGCTCGACGCGTATCACTCCACGGGCATCGGCCAGAAGCTGTTCGACGCCGCCGTCGAGAAGGACGAACCTCTCTACCTGTGGGTCGCGGAGGACAACCCCCGCGCCCACCGCTTCTACACGCGCAACGGATTCACGCTCGACGGCGCGAGCCACACCGAGCCGTTCCTCGGCGAGACGCTGACCGAGGTGCGCTTCGTGCGCTGAGCCCGCGCCTCGTGGCCCTCGCGCTCACGTTTTCGCATGAACGGCCCCCTGCCTCAGGCAGGGGGCCGTTTCGCTGCGTCGGAAGCAGTCTGGGCTGAATCGTGGACGGGTCAACGTCCGGAGACGGTGCCGAACAGCTTCGCGATCGGGGCGATGACGAGCGGCCGGGCGGCGACCCAGCCGAGGGCGATCACCACGAGGGATGCCACGAAGACCCAGAACCCGGTCCAGCCGACGGCGTCCGAGGAGGCGTACATGTGGTTGAGGTTGCGCAGGAACCCGGTGAGGAACACCAGCGCGACGTGTCCGATGATGAACACCACGAAGTAGATCATGATCGGGAAGTGCAGCGCGCGGGCCCACTCGATCGGGTAGGCCTTCGAGAGACGCTCGGCCTTCTTCGGCCACATCCCCGACATGCGGAACCCGGTCGCCGCCGCCAAGGGAGCCGCGATGAACACCGTGACGAAGTAGGCCAGCTGCTGCAGGCTGTTGTAGTTCACCCAGCCGTGTTCAGTCGGCCAGTCGAACGACACGTACTGCAGCGCGGCCGACAGCGCGTTAGGGATGACCTCCCAGCTCGTCGGCACGATGCGCGCCCAGTGTCCGGTGACGAACAGCAGCACCACGAAGATCACGCCGTTCACGAGCCAGAGGATGTCGAGCGCCTGGTGGAACCAGATCGTCAGGCTGACCTTGCCCTTGGGATCGTTGCGCGGGGTCCAGAACGCGGTCGGGCGCTTCTCGTTGCGGATGCGGAGGCCCGACCGGATGATGAGCACCATCAGGAACACGTTGAAGAAGTGCGCCCAGTTGGTCCACGGGGCGAACCCCGGTTCGACGGCGACGGCCGGCTCGTATTCGCCGGGGAACGCGGCGAGGAAGTCCTGCATGAACGGGAAGCTCAGCAGCGCCCGCACGAACGCCACGGCAGCGGCCGCCAGGATGCCGAGAGCCGCGGCGCCCAGAAGGACGGCGATCGCCTGGGTCCAGGTCGGCCGAGGTCGGTCGGATGCCGGAGCGGTCGCCGTGACGTGCCGAGGCGCACTGCCGTTCCAGACGGTGCGGGGAGCGGGCAGCGGGATCGAAGGATCCCCGAGCGCGAACGCGGCGGCGGTGGCGACGGCCGTGGTGGGTGCGGATGCCGGAGCGGCGGCCGGTGCGGATGCCGCGACCTCGGGGGCTGCATCAGCGGAGGCATGGGCATCCGCGGCAGCCGGGGCGTCCGCGGCAGCCGGGGCATCGACGGCGATGGAGGAGGCCGCGTCCGAGGCGACTGCGATCAGCGGAACGGTATCCGCCGGGGGCCAGGGATCTCCGCCGGCGACTCGCGGCAGACCGCGACGCACGGATCCCGTCTGCGCGACGACCGGGGCCGACTCAGGCGTCGGCTCGTCGAGCGTGGACGGCCAGGCGGACCGGGTCGGCACGTCTGCCGCGGCGTCGGTGGCAGCATCCGCCGGCTCCGGCGTCGAAGACGATGTCCGCGCCGCGGCAGCGCCTGCGACAGCCGCCACGCTCGCGGGAGGCCACGGTTCGCCGCCCGGCGTGCGCGGAAGGCCTCGGCGAAGGGACGCGCCACTCGCCGCAGACGGCACCGCGTGCTCGACGACCGAGGACTCGGGCTCCGGCACGGCAGCCGCCGGGGCGGCCTCCTCCGACTCATCGAGCGAGGTCGACGGCGCCGAGAGCGGCGATGCGTACTCGGCATCCGCAGGCGCCTCAACGGCGATGTCGCCGGGAGGCCACGGCTCGCCGCCGGGAACGCGCGGGAGCCCGCGCCTGAGCATCCGCGTCGCCATGGCTACTTCTTCCGCGCCTCGAGGGCCGCGATCACCTGCGGGACGATCGTGAACAGATCGCCGACGATGCCGAAGTCGGCGACGTCGAAGATCGGCGCCTCGCCGTCCTTGTTGATCGCGACGATGTTCTTCGCCGTCTGCATGCCCGCGCGATGCTGGATCGCACCCGAGATGCCGAGGGCGACATACAGCTGCGGCGAGAGCGAGACGCCCGTCTGACCGACCTGATGCGACTGGGGGATGTAGCCGGCGTCGACCGCCGCGCGCGAGGCGCCGACCGCTGCGCCGAGAGCGTCGGCGAGCTCTTCGACGAGCACGAACTTCTCCTTCGAGGCGAGGCCGCGACCACCCGAGACGACCCGCGTGGCGCCGCGGAGCTCAGGCCGCGTCGACGTGGACTCGACGGCCTCGACCGCGCCGACGGTCGCCCCGACGGTGCCGGATGCCGACACGGAGAGCGCGTCGATCGTCGGCGACTCCACCGCCTCGGCTCGCGCGTCGACCGCGCCCTGACGCACCGTGATGACCGGTGCGCCGAACGTGGGAGCCGAGTCGGTGAGGTACGCGCCTCCGTAGACGGAGTGGTGGGCGACGATGCCCTCGTCATCCCTCGAGACGCCGACGGCGTCGACCGACAGCGCCAGCTTCGCGCGCACGGCGAACCTCCCGGCGACATCGCGTCCGCTGATCGAGTTCGAGATCAGCACAGCATCCGGCCGCACCTGCTCGAAGGCCGCGTGCAGTGCATCGACGATCGGCACGGTGAGCACTGACGGGTCGCCGTCGGCCGTGAGCACGACCGACGCTCCGGCCGCGGCGACCTGAGCCGCCGCGTCTGCGGACCCTCCGACGACGAGCGCGACCGGAGCGCCGACGGTCGAGGCCGCGCCGATCAGTGCCGCCGTGCTGCTGGCGGGGTTGCCCGCGGGGTCGAGGTCGACGAGGACGAGGATGGGGTTCTCGGGGTAGGTCATGTCACACCAGCCTGTTCTGCACGAGGTACTCGACCAGCTTCTCGGCGGCATCGCCCTCATCGACGATCTTCACGCCGGCCGCACGCGGCGGCTTCTCGGCGACCGACGTCATGATGGTGCGGGGTGCGGCCGCCGGGTCCGCGGAGACACCGAGGTCGTCGAGGGTGAGCACCTCGAGCGGCTTCTTCTTCGCCGCCATGATGCCCTTGAAGTTGGGGAAGCGCGCGT
This genomic interval carries:
- a CDS encoding helix-turn-helix transcriptional regulator produces the protein MVKPTLVSNRIRAHREAAGLTQAELARRVGVTRQTLIAIEQEKYSPTLELAFQIARAFGVGIDDLFQYPEPTTTEV
- a CDS encoding GNAT family N-acetyltransferase, translating into MSAEAQPEVIVRPVRDVDAEALGRVHAQCWHETYDHLISKAALEKVSPRRMAELWTHWASQGPEFTMRAALVDGEIVGFVGSGPARDKDAPAFRELYFIYLLDAYHSTGIGQKLFDAAVEKDEPLYLWVAEDNPRAHRFYTRNGFTLDGASHTEPFLGETLTEVRFVR
- the ddaH gene encoding dimethylargininase, which gives rise to MSVETTAPASETAAPVRTAHHRHYLMCTPSHFTVNYSINPWMEPSKPTDTARAVEQWQKLHDLYLELGHEVELIEPLAGFPDMVYTANGGFLIDGRAYVPKFRFVERQGEAPAFADWFRAAGYDTVIPEEVNEGEGDFLLVGDVILAGTGFRSTGDSHREVGDVFGREVVSLNLVDPRFYHLDTAIAVLDPVQGVENGGPERANIAYLPGAFDDESRAILEERFPEAILVSDEDGSVFGLNSASDGYNVIISPRAKGFEKQLRERGYNPIMIDLSELLLGGGGIKCCTLELRGAV
- a CDS encoding acyl-CoA thioesterase, with product MNVIWRTLLVILSARRRVRRGKTLDAGSVSSITLTTLPTDIDILRHMNNGRYLSLFDLGRWDLLIRTGLFDAMNERGWYAVVSSETVTFRKSLQLWQRFEVESRFIGHDDKAVFLEHRAVVGGEIYARVIVRSRMLRRTGGTVSNEELFAAVGKPEGVPEIDPWVHDWAAASALPPVRTSAPSVWN
- the rocD gene encoding ornithine--oxo-acid transaminase, producing the protein MTAVDPGVSAEVTAEPHVAHNYHPLPVNIARGEGAWVTDVEGKRYLDLLAAYSAVNFGHRHPALVVALTEQLGRVTLTSRAFMSDRLEPFAAALSTLAGKDMVLPMNTGAEAVETGIKVARAWGYRVKGIADDQARIIVAAGNFHGRTTTIVSFSDDPEARTDFGPYTPGFDVVPYGDADAVAAAITENTAAVLIEPIQGEGGVVIPPEGYLRRIREICDEKNVLFIADEIQSGLGRVGETFACDREGVVPDLYLLGKALGGGILPVSAVVGDADVLGVIRPGEHGSTFGGNPLAAAVGLRVVEMLESGEFQERARALGAHLAAGLEPLIGHGVTEVRIAGLWAGVDIDPAKGTGREIAEKLLDRGVLVKDTHGQTIRIAPPLVIRATELDWAVEQLKLVLGA
- a CDS encoding proline dehydrogenase family protein, with translation MADPMPSTDPESVSLADRAVELARRWVIEAAAADVDPAAERLAGVLQDANGLPFTLGFVDGVMRPESLSAAASQLHRIAPIVPEFLPWYLQSAVRIGGGVAQMLPSPVVPIARRVLREMVGHLVVDARPAKLGPAIAKIRESGARLNLNLLGEAVLGEAEAQRRLDGIHELIRRPDVDYVSVKVSAIVSHISMWAFDEVVESVVERLLPLYLTAASDRTFINLDMEEYRDLDLTIAVFTRILEDPRLEGLEAGIVLQAYLPDALPALQQLTAWARERVDHGGAPIKVRLVKGANLAMERVEARMHGWTQATYDTKLDTDANYLRCLDWALRPENVAAVRLGIAGHNLFGIAYAWLLAGERGVRALDPGSATAANSQPPIEFEMLLGMAQGQVQAVSREVGEVLLYVPVVKPSEFDVAISYLVRRLEENASSDNFLSAAFRLGDDEALFVRERDRFLDAVDRSASPTLQVGALRSQDRLAPVHESMRPVPVAPAPEEGLTQAVLGISRGSDDPTGPFLETAVYAPREIDEATGGAPGFANTPDSDPSLPANRDWAREITARIDDSTLGVSTIEAARIDDADTLEATIAGVHDAAALWGARPAAERAEVLLRAAAALEGRRGDLIEVAASETGKVFAEADVEVSEAVDFARYYAAKARELDAVAGATFDPARVTVVTPPWNFPLAIPAGGVLAALAAGSGVVFKPAPQARRCAAVIAETLWEVGVPRDVLALVDIEEGDLGRELISHESVDRVILTGSWETAALFRSWRPELPLLAETSGKNAMIITPSADLDLAVADLVRSAFGHAGQKCSAASLAILVGPVGRSQRFARQLADATRSLHVGWPTDPLAEVGPVIERPEGKLAWALTELEGDEQWLIEPAVSTDDPTGRLWRPGIRVGVQPGSRFHTEEFFGPVLGVMHAPTLERAIDLQNAVEYGLTAGLHTQDPAELALWLDRVQAGNLYVNRGITGAIVQRQPFGGWKRSSVGPGAKAGGPNYLIGLGSWRSSGSGTVSSTLHLRGLDSRITDLIESAQPSLDFEAFEWLRRSALSDALAWDREFGQVRDVSHLGIERNLFRYRPVPVAIRATADAGWQELLRVVVAAVRAGARFVLSTPVGLPAPVRRALGELGAIVHMESDDEWIERMRRRGEQPSTTLESLDDELRPSRVRLVGPRDSVAALHRALATAVGGDPDLAVYDGEVTSAGRIELLPFVHEQAIAITAHRYGNPDAWSASVI
- a CDS encoding NAD(P)-dependent alcohol dehydrogenase; this translates as MTETMPAWVRETYGPSDGVHLEQIPVPIPRPGEVVLRVEATALNAGDIRLMLGDPLLVRPVFGLTRPKHPVRGMEVAGTVVAVGSQEIGAEVGERVVGELVGGGGLASHVAVPATRLVPIPPDVTSVTAACLPIAAGTAWQALDHAGIGFRSVKHTAAGHVPRVLVLGASGGVGTFVVQLAALRGSEVWATCGERNARLVEHLGAVRTLDHRRSPLTELPAAHFDAVIDIAGGMPLRDLQRLVISGGRVVLVTGDGGPVLGPIPRMVKAAFLSIGSSRRIRPLAASPRSEILAKLLELTAEGRITPVIEREFGFDEARAALAHLEAGHTVGKVVVRGA